The following is a genomic window from Malus sylvestris chromosome 7, drMalSylv7.2, whole genome shotgun sequence.
ccCTGTAGCTTCAAGGACTGAACTAAGCTTCGAATACCAAGCTCGAGGGGACTGTTTGAGACCATATATGGCTTTGTGAAGTCTGCAGACCTTGTTGGGTTCATTTTCTCTTGAATGACCAGGAGGTAACTTcatgtacacttcttcttcaagatccttatgaagaaatgcattcttcacatccatttggaatAAGGGCCATGCATTATTGACTGCCACAGACAACAATACCCTCACTGTGTTTAttttggcaacaggagcaaaggtATCCTTATAGTCAATgccataggtttgagtaaaGCCTTGAGCTACTAATCGTGCCTTGTGTCTTACAATGCTTCTATTGGAGTTGAATTTGGTCTTATATATCCACTTACTTCCCACGACCTTCTTGCCATTTGGAAGATCCACCATACTCCATGTCTGGTTGTCATTCAGAGTTTGAAGCTCTTTAGTCATAGCATCTTGCCACTCAGGCATGCATGTGGCTTCATGAAAATTCCTTGGTTCGAAAGTGTGGGACAATTTGTTAAGGAAAAAAGTATGAGAAGATGAAAATCTGTGATAAAAAATGGCCGCAGAGATAGGATGCCTTGCAGTGTAAGTAACATACTCTTGTAACCTTACTGGTGGATGTCTATCTCGTGTAGGATTTCTTCTTGGTGCACTTATAGCTTGCTGATTTGGTTGAGCTTCTGATGGTCCAGATGAGCTTGGCACTGCATCAATTACACTCTCAGTGAGTTGAGAATTATCAGTGTTGATATGAGCAGGAGTGACTTCATGAATTTCTGCTGGAATAGGTAGTGGAAATAGGTCCATAAGATCTTCCATATTTGCATTAGTCTCCAACCCTTTGTGGAAATAAGGTGAATATTCATCAAATCGCACATCTCTAGAGACTGTGAGCTTCCCCTTGTTAGGGTTGTACACTTTGTAACCTTTTTGAGAACTGGCGTATCCCATAAACACACATTTGGTAGCTCGAGGGTCGAGTTTGTCACGATGGAGAGCTTGAATGTGCACATAACAAGTACAACCAAAGGTCCTGAGGTGAGACAAGTTTATAGGCCTGCCCTTCATGACTTCAAAAGGAGATTTAGTATTCAACACCCGAGTTGGCAGTCTATTAATGATGTATGTGGCAGTGAGTAGGGCTTGAGACCAAAATTTCTTAGGAACATTCATTTGGATCATAAGTGATCGAGTCTTCTTCAATAAGTCTCGATTCTTTCTCTCTGCCagaccattttgttgtggtgtaccaACACAGCTAGTTTGATGCAAAATGCCATGATTGCTCAAGTAATTACTCATATTATTGGAAGTGTACTCGGTACCATTATCTGATCTTAACATATATAActtagatgaaaattgattggtgattaggttgtgaaagtccttaaaaacatcatacaaatcacttttaagttttaaaagataCAACCAGGTTACTCTGGAATAGTCATCAATAAATGTAACATAATATCTATACCCATCAAAGGATTCTACACGAGAAGGACCCAAAATATCAGAGTGAACAAGCTCAAAAAGTTTTCTAGTTCTAGAATTAGAGGAAACAAAAGGAAGTCTAGTGGCCTTTGACATTTGACAAGTTTCACACTCCaatgtgtttttacaaaaaaagggaaacaactTGGTCATCACATGTTCTGAGAGATGGGCAAGGCGTTGATGCTAGAGTTGGTGTTCCTGAACTTGACTTAAGTTGACACTGAGCTTTTTGAGAGATAGTAGAGTCCATTCAAGAAGAACCTGACACGCTCCGACCCTGATATtacccgaataccaggataggcacatgttggccgacacccgagggtgacgaaagccattaattgatacaaaagctaggaataagaaataaatacggGTTATGAATtacaaaaaaaacaatgaattaacaaaacgtgttcagagcatacagcTAAACCTAGTCACTAACAAGAATTAAGATaagattgaatgaacaaaggagtGGGTCCTACCCCGAGAGAACTCGAAGATGCCGCTGCGGAAGTACCTTGATGCCGGGATTATGTGCCTTGatcctaagtcctgaatgggggcgcaaaacaagggtgagtggaccaagcttgtatatatacataatacaaaaacagttatgaacatactaacccccacagtttatataatgaaaactactagcataataagtgatagctTTTCTGAAacctctagcatgccataaaacaattCATATATCTATCTGCAAATCAATCTCAGAAaatcatatcataaatcatATCAGGAAGCATAACACAAGTTGTGCTGCTAGTGAGTGCACTGAATAATAATACTCccagcccaatgcctgcacctcagtctctgtgcccgtagccagagatatcTCCCTCCCGACCCAATGCctgtctccgtgtccctcagcctttcgctagggattatttctcccggcctcaatgctaacaccagatcctcgccccaggcggcatagtgttcactaggtacgcacaaaacaTAATACATCTCTAAAATACAACTTCGTAGCATAAATTCATCGATCCTCTATACTATGAAGAGGTGttcagaaatcatttgaaacGCATTCTTAGCATCCTATCATCAtcgatcagatagtctaccagaatGAGGGTTATATAGAAAATATGatataatgaaaatagtttgaaatatTTATATATCAATCATAATTAAATCATCATGCTTCCCGTAAAGTATTCCTCAAATCAATAATTCTGCAAGGCATGCTATTAAATTATGCAATTCTATAAATAAAACATGCAATTTTGAAggtggtccactcacagatacttcgaAGCAGCAGAATTGTGCGGAAAATGATTAAGTAAGTCTCCACTACTTCACCTAAGCAcgaaaatgtacaatttaataAACTACCCAAAAGATAGAATTTTAGGAAATggaaatgggttttgggttgagtGGGTTAGGGTCTAATAGGTGAGAAAAAGGGTTTTGGGCTTAAGCCTAAACCCATATTCACATGCACTGCACACCCACACACAGCATGCATAAGCAtgcactacacacacacacacggcatgcATAAGCATGCACAGTACAcatacaacacacacacacacacagagtctCACGTCACATACACATACACAGCATACACAACCCACGCCtacacacgcacacacgcaACACACCATATACGTGCACACACATGCATGCACACCGTACattcacacacatacacacggtACACACTCACATCCACAACACACATACTCACATCCacaacacacatacatacactcACACGACTCACGCACACACCCACAACACGTACACGCACGGCCCAACATCCTACACCAACATACACACACCTGCATAGCATGCACGGCatgcacacacatacatatataatcACACACCTACACACAGTTCACACACCCACTTGCACGGCATGCACAGCatgcacacacatacatatataatcACACACCTACACACACAGTTCACACACCCACTTGCACAACATATACAACATGCATATACATATGCACGgacacacatacacatatgCACTGCACCGCACATGCACATATGTATTGCACCACACAtgcacatacatatacatatataaacacacacacacaccgcaTGCACATGCAcaacatatacatacacatgcACATGcacctgcacacacacacacactcacagtACCACCAACAAATAGCAAGGTAAAATAACTACCTGGGTTTAGGTTCGAAGGGATCCGTGCAATCCACAGCAACAAACTCGCCGGAGTTCGTTGTCGGAACCGGGTTCTGGGCATAGAGAAGAGATAAGGTCAAAACCATCGATTTTGACCATAAAACCAACACAACAGTGTGTGATTAAACCCagaaatttgaagaaggaacACACTTCTCACCTGGGTTCGAGTTTTAGAGCTTTAAAGCTATCGGCTTCAATGGCAGAAAAGTCCACAATGCTCTGATGGCGCATGCAAGGGTACCATTGAGTTCGTTAGGTCTCAAGGATtccaaatatataaattttaggCTTGATTTGTTATTGATTCGAAGGGAAGAGGGGTTGGGAGTTCTCGGAGCTTAGAGAGTTAGAGAGAGTGAGAAGaagaaactgaaaaaaaaaaaaaaagagagagagttctGAGATGAGTTTCGGAAAGAgagggaagaagagagagagactagAAACAAAGATATAAAAATAATGCGGGTCCCACGGTTCCAATTAAAAACTAAAGAAGTCATTTTAATAAGTAGAAAGTGGGTGTGGTTGTAACAGAACCTttcaccaatcttcttctgAGTAACTCggtcctgaaacacaacattgtgAGGGAAAAATATGGCAAGACAGTCtaaggtttttgtgatttttcctattgacaaaagctgaaaaggaaaataaggtaCATAAAGAGCAGTGGAATCAGTATGCTCACTTAGCAATCTAATCTTTCCTTTCCCTAGAATAGTTTCCATTTTCCCATTTGCAACATATACATGAATTGGATCAATAGTTCTTTGAAAATCGTGGAGACTAGAGGGTTTATTAGTTATATGATCAGTGGCACCAGAGTCAATAATCCAAAAATCATGTATAACATTTGCATTAAGAGCAGTGGAAATGGCACTGAAATACCTAGAATATTGCCTTTCGATGTGTTCTCCAAGTCAGCCAAGAATCCAGCAAATTTCCCTAGCATTGCGTAGGGTTTTTAGGTGTCATTTCATCAGGTTCAGTGCTTCCTTGCTTCTTTTGAAGAAAAACAGCAAACTCGTTGATCAAGGACATAGGATTTGTTGAGAAATTGGTCATCCCATCAGTTGAGGAACAAGCTGAATGAAATGCTTTTGGAGTGACTCCACCCTTCCCATCTTTGATCATCCTGCCTTCCCTATCAAACTTAGGCTTTAACTCCGGATGAAGAATCCAACATTTTTCTCTTAAATGTCCCTTCATGTTGCAATAAGAACATTTCCAGTCTGCTTTCTTGCCAAGCACCCTATCACCAGTTGCTTTGTGATTTGtcgtgaaaaccctagcttcaGAGTTTGATTTAGGCTCAACGTTCATCACTCTTCGTCGAGTTTCCTCTCTCTGGACTGCATGACACACATTGGTAAAAGAGGGCAGCTCTTGAGTCATTAACAAGTGACTACGCAAGTCTTCATACTCCGCTCCCAAGCTTGCTAAAAGTTGAAACACCTAGTCTTCATCAGCCCTCTTGAGTAGCACAGCGGAATCAGTCGTGTGTGGACGATACATATCGAGTTCATTCCACATGGATTTCATACttccaaggtgttgaacaaaggAGTGATCACCTTGCTTTAAACTAGCCACACTCTTCTTCAGTTGAAAGATGCGAACTGAGTTGTTTTGGCTGCCATACATATCTTTGACAGACTCTCATAGGAGAAGGGAAGACTTTGAGTAGCTGAAAAGCTCAGACAGTTTTGGCTCCATGGAGTTAAGTAACCAGGACATGACCAGCTGATCAGTAGCATGCCATGGATCGTAAGTTGGTGAAGTGGATTCTGGGGGCTCAGAGCTTCCATTAATAAACCCTAGCTTCGATCTTCCTCCTAGAGCAAGTGACACAGCTCTTGACCAAGGAAGGTAGTTGAACTCGTTCAGTAGCACCGAGCAGAGTCGTTGATTTGGATTGTTCTCAACCCCTTAGGTTAAGTttggggaagaggatgaggCACTATCGGCACTAGACACATTTTCTTCTGCCATCTCTATCGatgatgagcaaatgaagaagtaaaaaaaatgaacagagtcaggaccctatggttcctgctctgataccatgttgagttttggtttcaatatttgttgtatatttcattatgaagattacaaaagagtgaaggcaactcttatagagagccaaaagaaagctacaatagattgtaggataactacacaaacacaatccctaaaatctgccataacaagtggaaaagcaaaaaccaaattacaagtaaagaagtttttacaagcaactaagaaagattgatgtaaggtgaatgataagctatggaaagtgattggtgaatgacaagctatggagaaatgttgatgtaaggtgaatgacaagcatggagaaaggttgatgtaaggtgaatgacaagctatggtgaggatgacaactcatacatacaacccaTTTATACTTTCAATAAATATAACGTCCAGCATCTCTTTGGAATACTCAAGCATAAAACAAACTTCATTTCCCAATTATTTGATCGCCTCGTGCACTAAATTAAGAAATTGCTGCAGGTTGCAGAATTCAAAACTTGAGGAAGCCCTTCTCCTTGAGACTTTCAACAGTGTCCTTGAGACTTGTTTCCAGAGGAAGGAAAGTGATTCCCAAACCTTTTGCTTTCTCCCTGGACACTTGAAACTTCGAGTCAGAAGGATTGCCAAGCTCAGGAAGGCTCAATGTGGGGTAAAGCTCTCGTAAAATCTTTAGAGTATCGGGACTGTCAGCAACTTGGGCAACTAAACAATATCTGCCACTAGCTGAAGGAGCTTCAAATGCTTGAATATGAGCAGAGGCAACATCTCTAACGTCCACGAATGTGTGGTTTATAAACAGTGTTTTGATACCTGAGCacaaaagagaaacaaaacaGAATCAACTGTTTGCATCACAAGGGTTAGTGTTTTACTATGATGCATGGACACGGACACGGACACGAGGATACGACACGATACGACACGGGGATACGTCAAATTTCTAAAAACTAAGACACGATACGGCATGGATACggcaatttatataataaatatatatttaaaaaatatattttaaataacaataaaaaaattaattactcaaaatctaatttatattattcaaactcttaaaaaaaaaaacaggatgGTAGTGGTGTAAATTCGGTGGGCTATGTAGTTTTGGGCTTTAGTCTCATTTAaaccctaacaaaaaaaaaaaaaaaactatggtgTCGTTTTTTTCTACAGAAACTAACAAACGACATGTCAACCTAGCAGTCATCTTCTTCCCGAAGCCTCCTCCACCAGATCGGGTCGTCTCCGTGCGACGGCATCATCTTCTTCGCGAGGTGTCCTTCCACCAGATCGGGTCGTCTCCGTGCGACGGCGTCATCTTCTTCGCGAGGTGTCCTTCATCCGTATCCAGACAGTCGGATACCCGTATCTAAACCGTCGGATACCCGTATCCATCTATCAAACGCCGTATCCGTTGATCCAGATACGTATCCAACGCGTATCCGACCGTATCAGAGGCGTATCGTGTCCATTTGCGTATCCGACACGCGATACGCGGCCGATGTGCCGTGTCTGTGCATCGTAGGTGTTTTAACATTAAGGGGGTGAATTGTACCACTCATTAAATCCAGAAAATACTCGATGGACAGATTAAGAGTTGGCTGTAAGAGTGGACCAATGACAATCCCTGGATGTATTGATACCAAGTCAATCCCATTTCCTTTAGCAAATTTCCAGGCGGCCTCCTCAGCTAAAGTTTTTGAGAGAGGATACCATTGCTGAACAAATGAAGAAGGAAGTTCTTATGAGTTTGTAGTTCATCATCATGTACTGCTTCGTCTTGTGTTACCTTACATCTTTGTCCAAAATTATTCAATAGTATGGGAACGCACTTACCTCGGTCTTCTCACAAAAAAGTGGATCCGAGTACCATGTTTCATCCATAACCACATCAGAGGTCAGAGGTTTTCCACTAATCCCTACCGAAGCCATAGAAGATGTTAAAACCACTCTCTTGACAGCGGGGAATTTTGCGCATGATTTTAAAACATTAAGTGTTCCTTTCACTGCAGGATCAATTATTTCTACCTGAAATAtagagaaaagaaataaatcaTTCTTGTTTCTACATCATTTGTCTTGAAAGTATATCCATTTTCTATGCATGCGCGAGCGCGTGCACACGATGGAAAATTTGATGCACGGATGAAGTGAAGGGACAGACCTGTGGGTCAGTGGCTGAATATTGTACAGGCGATGCTGTATGAAAAACACCTACACATCCATCAACTACAGCGTCAAATGATCCTTCTTCCAATAAATCCGCTTTGAACAAATGAAGCCTCTCTTTTGCTCCATCTAGTGAGAGCAAGTGTTCTGTTTTCTTTGCATCATCTGTAAAAGAACTAGGGAGTTGAACTAAGAATACAGGAAGCAGGAAAAATGGCAAACATTTACTAACTCGTTGTGAGGTTTCAATCGGCACcgaaaaacaagaacaagaataattaaaagaaaataattggaTGCACGAGAGATGTCATTGGTACTCCAAAATAGTCGTCTTGCATACAATcctaatgtaaaaaaaaaaaaaaaaggatggggAGGCGTGCATGGTGATTATTTGGATACCCAACTTTTCTTTGGTAAACAAAACAATATGCAAAATCCAGAATTTGACATTGTTGAATGAATTGTTTGAAATTGAACATTATATATGAGCAAGTTAAGAAATACTGACTTGGATCACGAACAGTGGCTTTGACATTATAACCCTTTTGCAGTAAGAGCTTCACCAGCCATGATGCTATGTAACCAGAGGCTCCTGTTACACATACAGTCCTTGATTCTCCGGTACTCatcctatctctctctctctctctctctctctctcagaattAATAAGCTTAATTTCGTTCAGTACTGTGCTTTTCATGGGGAAAAGTCAGCTGGACATCAAAGGTCAATGTTGCCAACTTGTCTTCTTCAGCTCTGATTACTTTTGTAACGGCAAGTCATTGTTTATAGGTGTACCAACTTATTCCAAATATTTGCAAGAAATATTAAGAGTCCTTTAACTGAGATTTCTTTAAAAGTAGTGAAGTAAAGCACCAACTTCATAGCAGGGATCTAGTTTTACTCTAGCAAAAACAGGATATGGACGGACCATCATAGGGACTATGTTATACCGGTCCCTACAAGGGCTTTACCGTCCAGTTTTTGCCACAATAAATTGAGATTCTTGCTTAGTAAAGTAATAGTTTTAACTCGAACTTTTCATTTATAGTTATTCAGAGACTTAACTAATGATTTACGTGCAGGAACTTTTCTTTTGGTAAACAAAACAATATGCAATTCATTCAATATAGTTTTCAGCTTTCAATATTGAGATATTCTCTCTTGCAAACATTTCACCACATGACAAATTTTTATTGTACGGTTGGTTTGTATTTTACCTATATGATGAACATTGATTTGCCGAGTCACGCCACTAGGACAATGAAATGGTTGTGAGAGAAAATCTCTCATTAAAACTTATGGTATTGCAAATCATAGTTTATTATGAATGTTgacaaaacaaaacagaaaaatattatgaaggaagaagaaatattAGTTTTGGCAGGATATTTCAAATCCAAACACTGCAAACATTTCAACACCTAATCGGAAATGGTTCAACAAACCAGTTTTTCCATTCCTTCCTAAGCTTATTTATCCAATTTTATAAGCTTGTTTGGTAATAAGTAGAGCAACCATCCACATCAACAATTAAAGTGTTCATACTTTGAAATCAAATTACATCAATTGCCATTGAATGACCCACTCCTGTTGTGAATATTCCTGACGATTCCTGTGGATTAGCAtccaaatttgaattttgaattcaaATGAAGCTATGAGAACTATAAGGAACATCTCTGCAGATGATGAAAACAAACGTGACAAATATCTGGTTCGGGTTTTTCTGGTATTTGCTACCTGGATAACAGGTATGGCACATCCCCACGATATTTCAAATACATGATTCGTGATATATGTGATTGTGTTATATAAGTATTGTTCCAGTGGCTTTTGACATTGATTGTATGTTATATAAGTATTGCTCCAGTGGCTTTTGACATGATTCTCGAGCTTTATATGTGATTGTGTTATATGTATGACAGGTAGTTGAGATTGTAAAAATACTTATATGACAGGTAACTTGGATTGTAAAAGATCAACTGAAATTTGGGTTATGCCGACACTTAAGGAACCTGACATAAGTAATTAAAAGCCTCCTTAAAATAGATTGATAAGTATTTTAAAATCCAAAAAACATTATCAAGAAATCGGAAAGCAGAAgatgaaagaaacaaaagaattaCTCTTTTCTATGATGGATAACTAATGATGATACAAATCTAAAATGTGGGAAATCTATGGACAACGTTTAAAAGCTATAAAAGGGTAGAATAGCAATCACAATGTAAAAAAATCAATCTAATAACAAAAAGTGCAGACATAGTATCCTAGTCATCAGACCTAAATAAACAATAACTAAAAATTGGACCAATCTTAATGTTGGGCCATAAAATTAGACCTATTTCAAGTTACCCATTATTTATTTTGGGAAAAAGAGTCGAAGTACAGTTTAAAGGGAGTTAAGTTTAAAGCTTTTGAATTGGACGGATGTTCTTACTCTTTTTTCAACAATGATGCTGAAAACATAGTGGGATGGTGCACAAACATGTTAAGATCCGATTGTTTCAACGAAACTTGTTAGAATCCTGTATTCTGTCAAATCACGAGAACATGACTGAGAATAGATGTCCATCATGAACTACGACAGTAAGGGGAAGCAACAAATTAACTTAGAGTGTACAACGATTTAACGAGATCAGAAACTGTTAGAAAAATAGGGTCTAATTACTATATTAAATTACAtagataattaaaaaataagtcatgcaattatatatcaaagtAATACAAGCATATGATCAATCAAATGAACATGACATAATGGATTAACAAAAGGTATAATCAGTCGAAGCAAATGTTAGATACTCTATCCTTAAAACAAATTTACGTCCCATTACGGTACTTATGGTTGATCGGCACTTGTCTCCCAATATACAAAGATCACGTCTTTGTAATAGTAGCACTTTAAAATCACAAGCTCTAACGAACTAGGATTATGTTGAATACTTTGTCATATGGACTCTTTGGGACACTACAAAACTCTAACAATAGTGCACTATGTGTATGAATATATGAATGTAAAAGTTATATAATGATTATAGGGGTctttcctatttatagaatttgacATTGGGATATCCAGTCAACTAGGTTGGGTTTCCACTATGACTGCTCTTATTACGGGCTTTTAActcattcccctcgatgatAAAACTAACTCTCTATTCAAACCTTTAAATTAAATTGGTACCATTAGGTTGACTATCTACAATTTATGCCCATCGCAAACTTCATATCCATGCGCGGAAATTATTTCCTTCGAGAGTAGTTGTTTAAGTCTTCCAAACATATATTGGGACTATCTCTTTCTAGAAGCaaaactttcttttttcttctaaagTATAAACCATTTCTCAAAGACAGCTAAGTCACCCCCACAATTCCTTCACATTGTGGTTTCTTTGAAGCCTAATAACTAGTCTTTTCTATGAGAAGCACTTATGGTTGTGCACTATTAATATGATTATCTTGTAGTGCAATAGCAATGACATCACGGTATATATGTCTCATATTACATACCATTAAATGCATCATATG
Proteins encoded in this region:
- the LOC126628388 gene encoding phenylacetaldehyde reductase-like is translated as MSTGESRTVCVTGASGYIASWLVKLLLQKGYNVKATVRDPNDAKKTEHLLSLDGAKERLHLFKADLLEEGSFDAVVDGCVGVFHTASPVQYSATDPQVEIIDPAVKGTLNVLKSCAKFPAVKRVVLTSSMASVGISGKPLTSDVVMDETWYSDPLFCEKTEQWYPLSKTLAEEAAWKFAKGNGIDLVSIHPGIVIGPLLQPTLNLSIEYFLDLMSGIKTLFINHTFVDVRDVASAHIQAFEAPSASGRYCLVAQVADSPDTLKILRELYPTLSLPELGNPSDSKFQVSREKAKGLGITFLPLETSLKDTVESLKEKGFLKF